Below is a genomic region from Miscanthus floridulus cultivar M001 chromosome 1, ASM1932011v1, whole genome shotgun sequence.
TCTGAACTCGCCAAGCTGCGTGGACCTCATATTTCTAAGTGCTACCAAGCACTCAAGCAAACCTTGCCCAATGCCTAGAAAGTAGACCTAATAGTGAGCAGCGGATCCAAACAGACTAGTACTATAACAAAGACGATGAATTATCATGAGTTGCAGTGACACGAATTAAAATTGACCAAGTTACAATGCGGCACAAAATGTCATATAACGTTAATGAAATGATATATGCGTCATACATTTTCACTCAGCGGGTTCTACAAAAATTCAGATAATTCAAGCGCCGATGCAGTCTGCAGCATATCTGGGATCACCTCCAGCAGGTACGTGAGCAATCCACCTAGCAGGAAGAGAAACACAAACGCGAGCACGATCTTGGCGACATAGATGTAAGTGCCCCTTATTGCCTCCGTATCAACGGCATCTTCTTTGGATAGCTGCCTGTCACCCTGTTTCTGCAATTGACAATCCACACAAAATGATCCCTGTTTCTGCAATTAACAATCCACACAAAATGATCCCTCAAAGAAAAAGGATTATCTAGTCTGTATTCGTTTGTTTTGGAGCCGGCcaaaacaaccaaaatgaaatgGAGAGAAAAAGCGAACCGGCCAAAATTGGTATGGTGTTGCGATCTCTAATTGATATGGACACCATCAAGTGAAACAGAACATCCTACGGTGACTAATTTGCGTGTCAGAGGCGTCTAAAACAACCGAAAGTGATTTAGCTTTTCCTAAATTAATGCCTAGTTCTTGATTCTTGAAGAAAAATCGAACTTTCATTCGTGACAGCTTATTCAACACAGATGCAGGTGAGCAGGTGAGAACTAGCCATGGCATACCGTGTCCGCGTGCGGCGCGTGATGGATCCCGGAAGCGTCCTGCGCAGTGACGGTCTGCAGCCTCCAGCCCCGGCCGTAGTCGGCGAGGGCCGCGCTGGGGCCGAAGCTGACGGGCTCTTCGCCGTCCCTGACGGCCTCGACGTGCAGCGCCGGCGGGGCCCCGGGTTCGAGCTTGCGGTTGATGGCGTGCAGCGCGTAGCGGGCCGTCGTCCCTGCCGCGAACCGCCGGACCTTGCCGGAACTCCTGCACGTCACCTCCAAGAACTGCCAAGCGGCAAGCAGACAGCAAGCGCGTCAGCTCGACGCTTTTGAGTTGCTCGGTCGGAGATTTGCTATTCTGATACAAGAAGGTTCGTGGGGCTCTGTGCAGCAGGAGGAGAGCGGGTCTTaccggtggcggtggaggagagtcgccgccgccgtccttacCTGGCTGTTGCGCGTCGCCGGGCTGCTGCGCCCGCCGCTCCATCGCCGCGCGCGCTGACTCGCACCCGCTGGGTGAGCTGCGTACCCTCGGATTTGTGACGGAAGGGGTGGGGCCGTGCGGCCTTTGGTTGACTTCCCTTTTGGGTGGTGTGCTGTCTGCTGTGCGGCCGCCCTGACCAATGGATTGCGGATTCGCGCGACCGTGCTCGTGGCCGGACAACACGACAGGCTGTTGGCTGGTTAGCtccaacagtttttttttttttttttttctgacaacaaaccagcaccaatcAGACTTATCACCCCAGAAACGCATGAGCTAACAAACCAGCACACTGAGATTCTGGTCCGCGCCGCAATTCGGTCAGGTCCGGTCCGTCGGAGCAGGGCACGAACCACGACCCAAACCCACGCCATGCACCGGCAGCTCGTTACGCTCGAGCTGGTGCTTTGTACGACCCAAGTGCCCGACCACCTGACACAACCCAACTCGTTTCAGGTTTCACCTGATCGTAACTATAATTAACTCTTTCATCTGATTGCAACTACTCCACTGGCTCACTGGCCCTCTTCCCTGGTCGGTAACGAGATAAACCAAATCGGTAACGAGATAAACCAAACATAAATCACTCCTACTTTCCTGTGTAGCTGAAATGCATATATACCAGGTAAAATATGTAAATCATTACAGTGATCAAAGGCGTCACATCCTGTTTCCACATGGTTACCAGCAGAAAATCTCAGGTCAGACCCATTGAGAACTAGGTAAAACTGATCTCGGGTTCCCAGTTGTTCACTGCTAACCTTAAAAAAATTGCAGATGCAGATTCTAATTGTACAAAAGAATATGTTCTCAAAGAAAAAGGAATAGGGTTACTGCAACCCCAACGAATCTAGTCTTGTCCATCCAACCACATACACCAAATATTTGGCCTACTCTTCTTTTCCCTCGGTTGCTATCCTAACATATTTCAAACCTAAAAAAACATCTGTTTCCCACTCATGGAACAATTCTGGACTGAAAACAAGTTTTACAGCTTAACTCATGAAATCAAATGCAGCTCACTTCTTAGAAGGGGTAGCGGTTGTTTTATTTGTGCTTGCTTGAGGGTCATTTGCCATCCTGGATGAAGCAGCACCATCTATGGCAATGTTCCCCAACTCTAAAGCCATTGCGTCTCTTTCTTCATTCTCCTTCTTTTGCTTCTCTGAAACACCATCACCTGAACTCTGTGCTGAGTCTGGCAGTGTTTTAGGTTGCTGTCGGAGGGGACCAACATCAAGCCATGGATGCTGAAGCAACTGAGCAGCGGTTGGGCGCTTCTCAGGAACAAAATCAAGTATTGGAACAAGAAAATCCGCCATCCCAATAGCATTTACTTCAGTGAACTCGTACTTCTCCATCAGCACCTTGTTGAGAGGCCAGAACCGCAAGCGTCGGATGTGCCTCAAATCCCCATACCGATTGAAGAAGTCACGTGAATACCGACCACCCAACGCAATCTGGGAAACATTATTTGTATGCCAAAATTAAGAACACTATGAACTTTTGCTTACGAACTATGGCAAGTTAAAATTGAAACCTTGCTAACCTTTCGAGGCATCATTCCTAGCAGTTCCATCATCAGCGCAAGGTGATCCTGCATTATGAAGAATTTCTCAGAATATAACTCCATCTTGGGAAGGGAGCAAGCCAAATCATTTTcccaaaaaaaaattgcaaagctGCAGTCTAGAGGCACATGCAAAAATACTATTAAAATGAAGAAACCTTGATGCAGAAATTTTACATAGTTCAAGGACTAATTTGTAGAGTAATCAGCAGTTGATCCCCAACAAAATGCAGAGGCCAATCAACTAGAAAACCCAAATGATAAATACTTCAAACTTGCTCAATACATGCAAATAAAATTTTCCATGTGGTTCAAGACCATATGCCATATGCAAGTAAAAAATGATTTACTATCAACATCGTTTCTTATTACCAGGATACAGAAAATAGCAAACAAAAACTCATTCTGCCCAGTCAGGGTGCAGCAAGCCACGAGCCAAAAGGGAGTAACAAGGCACAGCAACGTTGGTAGAAGTTGAAAAAAACAGTTTCTAGCTCTACCACTTAGCCTTCGTGTTCTTCTTCTGTAATATATTTTTTAGACATCAACTTGCTTCTCTTACAAGAAAGCAATTTAGATAAACCATAACTGTAAAGGGGCTAAGCCAAACACAACAGAGCATGTAAAGTTGGCAGAAGGTCAACATCAGCAGTTCAAATTGTTGAAAAATATTATGTAAAAGTGGGTAATAACTTATGTGGTTATGCATGCCATCCCAATATCGACAAACTAAATAGTTACTGtacttttcagtttttttttaaagaaGAACCTCCATTCTATTTTATTTTCCATTTTAGATTTGTGAACACATGGTATGGAAAAGTAAAGATCAACCACTAAAGTTGTATCCTTCTCTAACTGGCTAAATTCATTGTCTCCTATTGTCACCAACTAGCAAAGCAAAGTACCTTTGCATTGGGTAGTTCACAGATGTTCAGTGTCAGTGATGCGAAGTTAAAAAAAAAATGTGTCATTACACATATGACCAAGGATATGTACATGAAAGATGTATGCAAAATAACATGGCAAATACAGGGACAAAATTCAAAACATCATGTATTTACTactaaggaaaaaaaaaagaaatagaacCAGCTGATTTCGTAGTTAAAGACAACACAAGATGCACACTGCATTTATTTCAAGATTCATGTTTGATTGTCATAGTTTAAACAGGTTCACGTTCCTTTTTTGTTTGTTATTCTTTGCTGGGTAAGGATGAGGATCCTACCAAACCAAAAAAGAGTTAGCTGAAACCAAAGCAAAGTTGTATAATAATAAAACGAGTTCTTCAGAACAGACTTAGTCACTTCTAGCTCAATGACTGGTTATGAGATTTCAGAATAACTACACATAAAATAATTAGATTAGAGGGAAAATTACATTGTGTTCATTGCAAGTCAGTATGGAAGGTTTTTTTTGGGTTATCAAGACCACCTTTTGTTCAGGTACACTTGTAATCGGGtgattctctttctttttttcttggaTATGATTCCATGAAAAGTACAGTAGATGAACTCAGGGCAATGGGAAAAAATAGACATACCTCATCTCTGTCAAAATTATCACCACTATGTGGATCAAATAGCACATCCCCAGTGGCAAGCTCAAAGCAAATGCATGCAAAGGACCACAGGTCAGCAGATGTAGAATACTTGGAACCAAGTATAACCTCAGGACATCTGTACTGCCTTGTTTGAATGTCGCTTGTGAACTGCTTGTATGTCCAACATGCATTTCCAAAGTCCACCAGCTTGCATTTTAGATCAGCCTCCATTGCCATCTTCTTCTTGGCCCCTTTGCTACCCCGTCTATCTCGTGTTGCCCGCTTCTTAGCTCCATCCTGGCTAGGACTACCCTCATTTGTTGTACCCAGATCTCCTCGGTCATCTGACCCATATGTGTCAGCAGATGCCACAGCACTACTTTCTTCTGAAGTTGCAGCAGCTGCACGTTTGGCTTTCTTCCGGATCTTCTTCTTCTGGTTCTTGGTGAGGCCACCATTTCCTGATTGTGCAGGCACCTTTGGAGGTGGCTCGTCTGTCCTCGCTGAAGGTAGAGCCAGGGGTAAACCTGATTTCCGAGGGTCCTTCGAGGGGTCAATGGTAGACACAAGCAATATATTCTCCGGCTTAAGGTCAGTGTGAATAATAGAAAGTGTGCGGTGGAGGTAGTCAAGGCCAATGAGCACATGGCAGCATATCTCCTTAACCATCGGAAGAGGAATTCCTCGATAGTCCGTGTACTTTATCAGGGTCAACAGGTTATCACCGAGAAACTCAAAAACCATGCACACATGGTTACCGTTAGGACCCGAGTGCTTGAAGTGGTCAAGAAGCTTCACAACACATTTTGAGTCGTCAGGATCACCATCAGCAATCTGCTTCAAGATCTTGATCTCATCCATGGCTGCTTCTGTGTAGTGTTGAGCGCTCTTCTGCACCTTCAGCGCCACATATCTCTGTACAGAgcatcaacaaatccagaaacgTTAAGACAGATGCTCCCTGAATCTCTAGATAGCAGGGGATAAAGAAATCGGAATTTTCGTGAATAATGGGAATCCCAAATGGAACAGTAGTTATCATTTTATCGGCAGAGAATATATGCATTAGTATCCTCTCAGGGAAAGTAACGAACAGTTGGTGGGCAGAGGCaaacagcagcagcaaactggacaaaCCGCATCCAGATCGACAACACGAATCATTGGAATTGGACACGAAGAGATCTCGAGAAAAGGGTTAGGGCACGCACGGAGTGGGCTGTGTCCCAGGCAAGCCAGACGGTGGAGAAGTGGCCCCATCCGAGCTTGGACTGCACAACGTAGGTGCCCTGCTTGAAGGAGTCTCCGACGTGGACGGCGTGGTATCCGCCACGGCGGTAGTCCTCGGTGCCCTCGTCCTCCGACGTGTAGTCGCTGCTCTCGACCTCCTCATCCTCCGCCTCGCCCCTCCCCCTGTGCCCCGCATCCGCCACCATCGCCGCCGCCCCCTCCTCGCCCTCCATCCGCCGCCTCGACAACGACCCCGCCGCTTCCGCCTCCGCCATCGCGCGGGAGGCCCGGATCTGCGCGGTGGCGCGCGGGGGCTAGGGTTTTGGGCAGCC
It encodes:
- the LOC136465612 gene encoding uncharacterized protein, with the protein product MAEAEAAGSLSRRRMEGEEGAAAMVADAGHRGRGEAEDEEVESSDYTSEDEGTEDYRRGGYHAVHVGDSFKQGTYVVQSKLGWGHFSTVWLAWDTAHSRYVALKVQKSAQHYTEAAMDEIKILKQIADGDPDDSKCVVKLLDHFKHSGPNGNHVCMVFEFLGDNLLTLIKYTDYRGIPLPMVKEICCHVLIGLDYLHRTLSIIHTDLKPENILLVSTIDPSKDPRKSGLPLALPSARTDEPPPKVPAQSGNGGLTKNQKKKIRKKAKRAAAATSEESSAVASADTYGSDDRGDLGTTNEGSPSQDGAKKRATRDRRGSKGAKKKMAMEADLKCKLVDFGNACWTYKQFTSDIQTRQYRCPEVILGSKYSTSADLWSFACICFELATGDVLFDPHSGDNFDRDEDHLALMMELLGMMPRKIALGGRYSRDFFNRYGDLRHIRRLRFWPLNKVLMEKYEFTEVNAIGMADFLVPILDFVPEKRPTAAQLLQHPWLDVGPLRQQPKTLPDSAQSSGDGVSEKQKKENEERDAMALELGNIAIDGAASSRMANDPQASTNKTTATPSKKSSGKVRRFAAGTTARYALHAINRKLEPGAPPALHVEAVRDGEEPVSFGPSAALADYGRGWRLQTVTAQDASGIHHAPHADTKQGDRQLSKEDAVDTEAIRGTYIYVAKIVLAFVFLFLLGGLLTYLLEVIPDMLQTASALELSEFL